Proteins from a genomic interval of Nitrososphaerota archaeon:
- a CDS encoding translation initiation factor IF-2 subunit beta → MSTENEYLELLKRAYESLPKTSKSGERELFIKPNILSLAKNTIITNFSSIASVLNRDVEHVARFLFKETGKPGTIEDEKLIIHGKIGSEEIRKLLELYIKEFVKCPICNSPDTKIIREKRFRFILCEACGAKSPVRKI, encoded by the coding sequence TTGAGTACAGAAAATGAGTATTTAGAATTACTAAAAAGAGCTTATGAAAGCTTGCCTAAAACTTCTAAAAGTGGAGAAAGAGAACTCTTTATTAAACCAAATATCTTATCTTTAGCAAAAAATACTATAATTACTAATTTTAGTTCAATAGCAAGTGTATTAAATCGAGATGTTGAGCATGTTGCTCGTTTTCTTTTTAAAGAAACTGGTAAGCCTGGTACAATAGAAGATGAGAAACTTATAATACATGGAAAAATTGGAAGTGAGGAAATAAGGAAACTTTTAGAATTATATATAAAGGAATTTGTAAAATGCCCAATATGTAATAGCCCTGATACAAAAATTATACGTGAAAAAAGGTTTAGATTTATTTTATGTGAAGCTTGTGGTGCTAAAAGTCCTGTAAGGAAAATATAG
- a CDS encoding DNA primase small subunit PriS, whose protein sequence is MVRHLKMKNQEEILKLIRSVVPLHVYYSSAFYEDPSAPMEKKGWNGAELIFDIDADHIVSDCQKEHKFWICNNCKESGPAPIPKKCPYCNSDKINEIDWLCDKCLTLAKNETIKLIEILQIDFGIRSKDINVFFSGHRGYHIHIDSEYVRKLDQNSRREIVDYLTGEGIDFSRHGIYKPKRGWAFIGPDYDSKSWGGRIARGVYDIFLRMKDQSFEEYFIENLGKSTYKKFLNNLENLIELWHEKPVWSFVPTIKKKDIEKICMLALKEQAIKLDTVVTTDIHRLIRLGNSLNGKTGWICREIDINKLESFDPLMDPSPFDYENRIKIKVFFSPKFRYGQSFFGPYKDKIVKLPLGVAIFLICKGVASLYF, encoded by the coding sequence ATGGTTAGACACTTAAAAATGAAAAATCAAGAAGAAATATTAAAACTTATAAGAAGTGTAGTTCCCCTTCATGTATATTATTCATCAGCTTTTTATGAAGATCCTTCAGCACCTATGGAAAAGAAAGGGTGGAATGGAGCTGAATTAATTTTTGATATAGATGCTGATCATATAGTAAGTGATTGTCAAAAAGAACATAAATTTTGGATATGTAATAATTGTAAAGAATCTGGCCCAGCTCCTATTCCTAAAAAATGTCCATATTGCAATTCTGATAAAATAAATGAAATTGATTGGTTATGTGATAAATGTTTAACTTTAGCTAAGAATGAAACAATAAAACTTATAGAAATTTTACAGATAGATTTTGGCATACGGTCAAAAGATATAAATGTGTTTTTCTCAGGACATAGAGGGTATCATATTCATATCGATTCTGAGTATGTTAGAAAATTAGATCAAAATTCTAGAAGAGAAATAGTCGATTATTTAACAGGAGAAGGAATAGATTTTTCGCGACATGGTATTTATAAACCAAAAAGAGGGTGGGCTTTTATAGGGCCAGATTATGATTCAAAGTCTTGGGGTGGAAGAATAGCTAGAGGAGTTTATGATATTTTTTTAAGAATGAAGGATCAGTCATTTGAAGAATATTTTATTGAGAATCTTGGAAAATCTACTTATAAAAAATTCCTAAATAATTTAGAAAATTTAATAGAATTATGGCATGAAAAACCTGTTTGGTCTTTTGTTCCTACTATTAAGAAAAAGGATATAGAAAAAATATGTATGCTTGCTTTAAAAGAACAAGCAATAAAGCTTGATACAGTAGTGACTACTGATATTCATAGATTAATAAGACTTGGAAATAGTTTAAATGGAAAAACTGGTTGGATATGCAGGGAGATAGATATCAATAAGCTTGAATCTTTTGATCCTTTAATGGATCCTTCTCCATTTGATTATGAAAATCGTATAAAAATTAAAGTATTTTTCTCGCCAAAATTTAGATATGGTCAAAGCTTTTTTGGACCATATAAAGATAAAATTGTAAAACTCCCATTAGGAGTAGCTATTTTCTTAATATGTAAAGGTGTAGCTTCTTTATATTTTTAA
- a CDS encoding adenosylhomocysteinase, translating to MDLNDFLKSEINLNEFKIKDLSLAKEGKEKILWSEKNMPVLQKIKERFSKEKPLKGLKIGACLHITSETAALMNCLLSGGAEIFLAASNPLSTQDDVAAALVENGIHVFGWRGESNEDYYWCIKKVLEQKPNLIHDDGADMISFIHQNFKKDEINIFAGFEETTTGVNRLKALESENKLFFPVFAINNANTKRLFDNRYGTGQGAIFGILNGLHILLAGKTIVVAGYGWVSKGIALRASGNGAKVIITEVDPIKALEAYMDGFQVLPMEEAIKLADIVITATGCIDVVRKEHLLNAKNGVILCNAGHFDVEINKEDLNELSINKREIFPYVTEYTLYDGRKIYLLADGRLVNLVLGRGHPPEIMDLSFSLHALCAEYVIKNKDKLNLKAKVYDVPLEVDIKIAETKLSSLGIKIDTLTNKQKLYLESWKYGT from the coding sequence ATGGATTTAAATGATTTTTTAAAAAGTGAAATCAATTTGAATGAATTTAAAATTAAAGATTTAAGTTTAGCTAAAGAAGGTAAAGAAAAAATACTTTGGTCAGAAAAAAATATGCCTGTTTTACAAAAAATAAAAGAAAGATTCTCTAAAGAAAAACCTTTAAAAGGATTAAAAATAGGAGCTTGTTTGCATATAACTTCTGAAACTGCTGCTTTAATGAATTGTTTATTAAGTGGAGGTGCAGAAATTTTTTTAGCAGCATCAAATCCTTTATCTACTCAAGATGATGTTGCTGCAGCTTTAGTTGAAAATGGAATTCATGTTTTTGGTTGGCGTGGAGAAAGTAATGAAGATTATTATTGGTGCATCAAAAAAGTTTTAGAACAAAAACCAAACCTTATACATGATGATGGAGCTGATATGATATCTTTTATTCATCAAAATTTTAAAAAAGATGAAATTAATATTTTTGCTGGTTTTGAAGAAACTACAACTGGAGTTAATAGATTAAAAGCATTAGAATCAGAAAATAAATTATTTTTCCCAGTTTTTGCAATAAATAATGCTAATACAAAAAGATTATTTGATAATAGATATGGAACAGGACAAGGAGCAATTTTTGGAATACTTAATGGTTTACATATACTTTTAGCTGGAAAAACAATTGTTGTAGCTGGATATGGTTGGGTTTCAAAAGGGATAGCTTTAAGAGCTAGTGGTAATGGTGCAAAAGTAATTATAACTGAAGTAGATCCTATAAAAGCTTTAGAAGCTTATATGGATGGTTTTCAAGTTTTACCAATGGAAGAAGCAATAAAATTAGCAGATATTGTTATAACAGCTACTGGTTGCATAGATGTTGTAAGAAAAGAACATTTATTGAATGCTAAAAATGGAGTTATATTGTGTAATGCAGGGCATTTTGATGTTGAAATAAATAAAGAGGATTTAAATGAATTATCTATCAATAAAAGAGAAATTTTTCCTTATGTTACAGAATATACTTTATATGATGGTAGAAAAATATATTTATTAGCTGATGGAAGACTCGTAAATCTCGTTTTAGGTAGAGGGCATCCTCCAGAAATAATGGACCTAAGTTTTTCTCTTCATGCACTTTGTGCAGAATATGTTATAAAAAATAAGGATAAATTAAATTTAAAAGCTAAAGTTTATGATGTGCCTTTAGAAGTTGATATCAAGATAGCTGAAACAAAGCTTTCTTCTTTAGGGATTAAAATTGATACTCTTACAAATAAACAAAAACTTTATTTAGAAAGCTGGAAATATGGAACATAA
- a CDS encoding 30S ribosomal protein S27e translates to MSEVDWKKIIPRPKSRFLLVACQECNNEQIVFDSAKTKVTCRICGTTLALPRGGKAKILGKVVAVYE, encoded by the coding sequence ATGTCCGAGGTAGATTGGAAAAAAATAATTCCCAGACCTAAATCACGTTTTTTACTAGTAGCTTGTCAAGAATGCAATAATGAACAAATCGTATTTGATTCTGCAAAAACCAAAGTAACTTGTAGAATTTGTGGAACTACTTTAGCTTTACCTCGAGGTGGTAAAGCTAAAATTCTTGGAAAAGTGGTAGCTGTTTATGAGTGA
- the metG gene encoding methionine--tRNA ligase encodes MKVNKNKYEKGDIFTIKKRKFYITTAIPYVNAPPHIGHALEFVQTDVIARYYRLKGYEVFLTTGADENSLKNVQAAEKLGIDTQTLCDINAQYFKEFAEKIGLSFNAFLRTSSKEEHWPGIEKLWKLCEKSGDIYKKKYRGLYCVGCEAFYTEKDLENGLCPEHKTKPEIVEEENYFFRLSKYQKILQKLIENDKIKIIPESRKHEVLSFIKQGLEDFSISRSEKRAKGWGIPVPGDNSQIIYVWFDALGTYLTAIGFGRNDKNFKKWWPADVHVIGKGIIRFHAIYWPAMLLSAGLPLPKSIFIHGYITVGGQKMSKTLGNIVEPLKLLEKYTADELRYYLIREIPTFEDGDFSENALKNRINKELIGDLGNLINRVLVLAEKSGFEKFSGKKELDKKFNIKKILNYMENFELQKALNEIMEFVKYCNRYINEKEPWKLKGKELENVLYNLLEACRIISIIIYPFLPFTAEKIANQLGIKITNLKDCKFRKEFKEKIKRGELLFHKIE; translated from the coding sequence ATTAAAGTAAATAAAAATAAGTATGAAAAAGGTGATATTTTTACGATTAAAAAAAGAAAATTTTACATAACTACAGCTATACCATATGTAAATGCTCCTCCACATATAGGGCATGCTCTAGAATTTGTTCAAACTGATGTTATTGCTAGATATTATAGATTGAAAGGATATGAAGTTTTTCTTACTACTGGAGCTGATGAAAATAGCTTAAAAAATGTTCAAGCTGCTGAAAAATTGGGTATAGATACTCAAACTCTTTGTGATATTAATGCGCAGTATTTTAAAGAATTTGCAGAAAAAATAGGGCTTTCTTTTAATGCTTTCTTACGTACTTCAAGTAAAGAGGAACATTGGCCTGGTATAGAGAAATTATGGAAATTATGTGAAAAGTCTGGAGATATTTATAAGAAAAAGTATAGAGGACTATATTGTGTTGGTTGTGAAGCATTTTATACAGAAAAGGATTTAGAAAATGGTTTATGTCCTGAACATAAAACTAAACCAGAAATTGTAGAAGAAGAAAACTATTTTTTCAGATTATCAAAATATCAAAAAATATTACAAAAATTAATTGAAAATGATAAAATAAAAATAATTCCAGAAAGTAGAAAGCATGAAGTTTTAAGTTTTATTAAACAAGGTTTAGAAGATTTTAGTATTTCACGTTCTGAGAAAAGAGCAAAAGGATGGGGTATACCTGTGCCAGGTGACAATTCACAAATAATTTATGTATGGTTTGATGCATTAGGGACTTATTTAACTGCTATAGGTTTTGGCAGGAATGATAAAAATTTCAAAAAATGGTGGCCTGCTGACGTTCATGTAATTGGAAAAGGTATAATACGTTTTCATGCCATATATTGGCCTGCAATGCTTTTGTCTGCTGGATTACCCTTACCAAAATCTATTTTTATTCATGGTTATATTACTGTTGGTGGTCAAAAAATGAGTAAAACTTTAGGTAATATAGTTGAGCCACTTAAATTATTAGAAAAATATACCGCTGATGAGCTTAGATACTATTTAATAAGAGAAATACCTACATTTGAAGATGGAGATTTTTCAGAAAATGCTTTAAAAAATAGAATAAATAAAGAACTTATAGGAGATTTAGGAAATTTAATTAATAGAGTGTTGGTTCTTGCTGAAAAATCTGGATTTGAAAAATTTTCTGGAAAAAAAGAATTAGATAAAAAATTCAATATTAAAAAAATTTTGAATTACATGGAAAATTTTGAATTACAAAAAGCATTAAATGAAATAATGGAATTTGTTAAATATTGTAATAGATATATAAATGAAAAAGAACCTTGGAAATTAAAAGGAAAAGAATTAGAAAATGTTTTATACAATTTACTAGAAGCATGTAGAATAATTTCTATTATAATTTATCCATTTTTACCATTTACTGCAGAAAAAATTGCAAATCAATTAGGAATAAAAATAACAAATTTAAAAGATTGTAAATTTAGAAAAGAATTTAAAGAAAAAATTAAAAGAGGAGAATTACTCTTTCATAAAATAGAATAA
- a CDS encoding 50S ribosomal protein L44e gives MKVPAQIKTFCTKCKTHTIHEVTLYKKGKARALAKGSRHHERDLKGYGGQKFPEQRVKSKTTEKKSLKLKCTVCGRIHHRKGIRLRKLEIVR, from the coding sequence TTGAAGGTTCCGGCTCAAATAAAAACTTTTTGCACTAAATGTAAAACGCATACTATTCATGAGGTAACTCTTTATAAAAAAGGTAAAGCTAGAGCTTTAGCTAAAGGATCAAGGCATCATGAAAGAGATCTTAAAGGATATGGAGGTCAAAAATTTCCAGAACAAAGAGTTAAGTCAAAAACAACTGAAAAGAAATCTCTAAAACTTAAATGTACTGTATGTGGGAGAATACATCATAGAAAAGGAATAAGATTAAGAAAATTGGAAATTGTAAGGTGA
- the pcn gene encoding proliferating cell nuclear antigen (pcna), whose translation MSFRIKVSNAKEFSDYIKAISAIVDEGVFTIDESSIKFCAMDPAHISLVDFELQKNAAEEYECSGSIELGINIDEFLKFLKRAKGSEALELSYNDSTKKLEIKLLSAVESIERVFTLSSLEISGGSVPSPKLSFDAKARLDLKVFRNAIEDVSLVSDYVKISITPEYILLNAKGELGSSNIKMSRIGETVYEIQTDKEVYGYFSIQYLEKILKACSSISKELLMELSTNKPIKLAISIPSGKLDYLIAPRIEAE comes from the coding sequence ATGAGCTTTAGAATTAAAGTTTCAAATGCAAAAGAATTTTCAGATTATATAAAAGCTATTTCTGCAATAGTGGATGAAGGAGTTTTTACAATAGACGAGTCTTCTATAAAATTTTGTGCTATGGATCCTGCTCATATTTCATTGGTTGATTTTGAACTTCAAAAAAATGCAGCTGAAGAATATGAATGTTCAGGTTCTATAGAACTAGGAATAAATATAGATGAATTTTTAAAATTTCTTAAAAGAGCTAAAGGTAGTGAAGCATTAGAACTTTCTTATAATGATTCTACAAAAAAACTTGAAATAAAATTATTAAGTGCTGTAGAATCTATAGAAAGAGTATTTACATTAAGCTCATTAGAAATAAGTGGCGGGTCAGTCCCATCACCTAAACTTAGTTTTGATGCTAAAGCTAGACTAGATTTAAAAGTTTTTAGAAATGCTATTGAAGATGTAAGTTTAGTAAGTGATTATGTAAAAATTTCCATTACTCCTGAATATATATTATTAAATGCAAAAGGTGAATTAGGTTCTTCTAATATAAAAATGTCTAGAATTGGAGAGACTGTTTATGAAATTCAAACAGATAAGGAAGTATATGGATATTTTAGTATACAATATTTAGAAAAGATACTTAAAGCATGTTCTTCCATTTCTAAAGAACTTTTAATGGAATTATCAACAAATAAACCAATTAAATTAGCTATATCTATTCCTTCTGGAAAACTAGATTATTTGATAGCACCTCGTATAGAGGCAGAGTAA
- a CDS encoding iron-sulfur cluster assembly protein encodes MSLIEKVRSKVEAIIDPEVGLSLGTLGLIKNIKEIGEGLIQIDFVATSPYCPLAYSLAKAIKTVAESVEGVKKAYVYLHGHFLSERINADVNR; translated from the coding sequence TTGTCTCTTATTGAAAAAGTAAGAAGTAAAGTAGAAGCAATAATAGATCCTGAAGTAGGTCTTTCTCTTGGAACTTTAGGTTTAATAAAAAATATAAAAGAAATTGGAGAAGGTTTAATTCAAATAGATTTTGTTGCAACAAGTCCTTATTGCCCTCTTGCTTATAGTTTAGCTAAAGCTATAAAAACTGTAGCAGAATCTGTTGAAGGTGTAAAAAAAGCTTATGTTTATCTTCATGGACATTTTCTTTCTGAACGAATAAATGCTGACGTAAATAGATAA
- a CDS encoding DUF424 family protein, protein MTERFWFKMHHAPNGVIIAAICDEELLGKDILINNKIIKKVSESFYGGVLITEDEVFKRIESATIINMLGDRIVKKAIQYGLISSKNVFKIGSIPHIQIFNIS, encoded by the coding sequence ATGACAGAAAGATTCTGGTTTAAAATGCATCATGCGCCAAATGGTGTAATAATAGCAGCCATATGTGATGAAGAATTATTAGGTAAGGACATTTTAATTAATAATAAAATTATAAAAAAAGTTTCAGAATCTTTTTATGGAGGGGTATTAATTACAGAAGATGAAGTTTTTAAAAGAATCGAAAGTGCTACAATTATAAATATGCTTGGAGATAGAATAGTTAAAAAAGCTATTCAATACGGCTTAATATCTTCAAAAAATGTTTTTAAAATCGGAAGTATACCTCATATACAGATTTTTAATATATCGTAA
- a CDS encoding ribbon-helix-helix domain-containing protein, which yields MKAITVHLPEAYLKAIDELVQKKLYPNRAEVIRMAVRDLIKEEIKEEIMVRE from the coding sequence TTGAAAGCTATTACAGTTCATTTACCTGAAGCATATCTTAAAGCAATAGATGAATTAGTTCAGAAAAAACTTTATCCTAATAGAGCTGAAGTTATTCGAATGGCTGTAAGAGATTTAATTAAAGAAGAAATTAAGGAAGAAATAATGGTAAGGGAATAA
- a CDS encoding DNA primase large subunit PriL has protein sequence MSEELLSSSLLYYAKYPFLPKAREFVKNFNLSLDKLSLPPYNNILERAIKRIKMAYYFGFVDEKLENLEIEILSYPVVLYLASVVNNPFLSKRISLAEAERIANFLINEDDKIIEFIGKNIFNLDIFAEKNIIGNFIYDFSINVYHYIDFSSKMNAVSWKLTNRILHQGRVFLFKREVVRILKSHIENHILSKINEFKGTSPPPSLNDIVNEIKNLLKEHTPLESFTQIKPNIKNFPPCIKNIYEKISLSESVSHFARFTLVSFLINLGVEIEKIITLFSQLGDFDEKMTKYQVEHIAGMRGGKKKYIVPSCKTLKTHNLCIENGKYCENIKSPLKFYFKQIRRKGKSDLFISQ, from the coding sequence ATGTCAGAAGAATTATTGTCTTCCTCATTGTTATACTATGCTAAATATCCTTTCCTTCCAAAAGCAAGAGAATTTGTTAAAAATTTTAACTTATCTTTAGATAAATTATCTTTGCCACCATATAACAATATTTTAGAAAGGGCTATTAAAAGAATTAAAATGGCTTATTATTTTGGATTTGTTGATGAAAAATTAGAAAATCTTGAAATAGAAATATTATCTTATCCAGTAGTATTATATTTAGCTAGTGTAGTAAATAATCCATTTTTATCTAAAAGAATTTCTTTAGCAGAAGCTGAGCGTATTGCTAATTTCTTAATAAATGAAGATGATAAAATTATAGAATTTATTGGAAAAAATATTTTTAATCTTGATATTTTTGCTGAAAAAAACATTATTGGAAATTTTATATATGATTTTTCAATTAATGTTTATCATTATATAGATTTTTCAAGTAAAATGAATGCTGTTTCATGGAAACTTACAAATAGAATTCTTCATCAAGGTAGAGTATTTTTATTTAAAAGAGAAGTTGTAAGAATATTAAAATCGCATATTGAAAATCATATACTATCTAAAATAAACGAATTTAAAGGTACATCGCCTCCTCCTTCTTTAAATGATATTGTAAACGAAATAAAAAACTTATTAAAAGAGCATACTCCATTAGAAAGCTTTACTCAAATTAAGCCTAATATTAAGAATTTTCCACCATGTATAAAGAATATATATGAAAAAATTTCTTTAAGTGAAAGTGTCTCTCATTTTGCTAGATTTACTTTAGTTTCTTTTTTAATTAACTTAGGTGTTGAAATAGAAAAAATTATAACACTTTTCTCTCAATTAGGAGATTTTGATGAGAAAATGACTAAATATCAAGTTGAACACATTGCTGGAATGAGAGGTGGGAAAAAGAAATACATCGTGCCTAGTTGTAAAACATTAAAAACTCACAATCTTTGTATTGAAAATGGGAAATATTGTGAGAATATAAAATCCCCATTAAAATTTTATTTCAAACAAATAAGGAGGAAAGGTAAAAGTGACCTTTTTATCTCACAATGA
- a CDS encoding MBL fold metallo-hydrolase has protein sequence MKLTFLGGAKEVGRSAILLDIDNKKILLDYGVMLNNEPSFPAYVPAKDIDLIALSHAHLDHSGAIPLFFTYGKTKLVSTSLTFETSRILFQDFIKLSGYYLPYEYLEVHHMLREGRKIYYEETFSYKDLDLIFIEAGHIPGSGQIIISNNKRILYTGDFSTIESRLLKGAKIESKDLDAVIIEATYANEDHENRKELEKRFIQEITEIVEEKGKVLIPAFSVGRAQEILCILAAYNFNYPIALDGMAIKVLEMYLRNKEYIKDYHLLKKAANKVDIVTGKKKRRKVLERPGVIISPAGMLKGGPAAFYAEKIAENKRDAIFLVSFQIKNTPGAILLEEGKYLINGKEKKVKAKVKQFKFSSHCGRKELHEFLKKLDTKTKVFIVHGEKENCLILEKYARSNLSLEAYAVDRGGSFYI, from the coding sequence TCTTGGTGGCGCAAAAGAAGTAGGTAGATCAGCAATCTTATTAGATATAGATAATAAGAAAATTCTTTTAGATTATGGTGTTATGTTAAATAATGAACCATCTTTTCCAGCTTATGTTCCAGCAAAGGATATCGATCTTATAGCTTTATCTCATGCCCATTTAGATCATTCAGGAGCAATTCCATTATTCTTTACTTATGGTAAAACTAAATTAGTTTCAACAAGTTTGACTTTTGAAACTTCCCGAATTCTTTTTCAAGATTTTATTAAACTCTCAGGATATTATCTTCCTTATGAATATTTAGAAGTACATCATATGCTTAGAGAAGGGAGGAAAATTTATTATGAGGAAACTTTCTCTTATAAAGACCTAGACCTCATTTTTATTGAAGCAGGTCATATACCAGGAAGTGGACAAATAATAATAAGTAATAATAAAAGAATACTTTATACAGGTGATTTTTCAACTATTGAGAGTAGATTATTGAAAGGAGCTAAAATAGAGAGTAAAGATTTGGATGCTGTTATAATTGAAGCAACATATGCTAATGAAGATCATGAAAATAGGAAAGAGCTTGAAAAACGTTTTATTCAAGAAATAACGGAAATCGTTGAAGAAAAAGGTAAAGTTCTTATTCCAGCTTTTTCCGTTGGTCGTGCACAAGAAATATTATGCATATTAGCAGCATATAATTTTAATTATCCAATTGCATTAGATGGTATGGCTATTAAAGTATTGGAAATGTATTTAAGAAATAAAGAATACATAAAAGACTATCACCTTCTAAAAAAAGCAGCAAATAAAGTAGATATTGTAACTGGAAAAAAGAAGAGGAGAAAAGTATTGGAAAGACCAGGAGTAATAATAAGTCCGGCAGGTATGTTAAAAGGTGGGCCTGCTGCATTTTATGCTGAAAAAATTGCTGAAAATAAACGTGATGCAATATTTTTAGTTAGTTTTCAAATAAAAAATACACCTGGTGCAATACTTCTTGAGGAAGGTAAGTATCTTATAAATGGTAAGGAGAAAAAAGTGAAAGCTAAAGTTAAGCAATTTAAATTCTCTTCTCATTGTGGAAGAAAAGAGCTTCATGAATTTCTTAAAAAGCTTGATACTAAAACAAAAGTTTTTATAGTACACGGAGAAAAAGAAAATTGTTTAATACTTGAGAAATATGCAAGATCTAATCTTTCACTTGAAGCCTATGCTGTTGATAGAGGGGGGTCCTTTTATATTTAA
- the ftsZ gene encoding cell division protein FtsZ has product MLEDYSFYKPIKIHLIGVGGAGCNTLHRLALNGLSGVYFIAMNTDKQHLDMIRAHKKILLGKNITHEKGAGGDPELGRLAAEESIDEIEQAVSNADIVFISAGLGGGTGTGGAPLIAEIARDKGAVVIGVVTLPFNFEGNLRKRIAFKGLEKMQEACNTVMVIDNNKLRELYPGYKLLNAFYLADEVVKNMIISITESISKPSLVNLDYADFKTIVEKGRLAAIGIGWASSINRAEEATFNALNCPLLDISYEGVSGAIIHVTGGEDMSLAEAAKPGEIISQLMNEEALVIWGARIDNYYASTIQVSLVLTGVTPSKNILEVPQKENKEEKLKHLEEIDTSRKIDEEINMLIQELGVKML; this is encoded by the coding sequence ATGTTAGAAGACTACTCTTTCTATAAACCTATAAAAATACATTTAATTGGAGTTGGAGGAGCTGGATGTAATACTCTTCATAGACTTGCTTTAAATGGATTAAGTGGAGTATATTTTATTGCAATGAATACAGATAAACAACATTTAGATATGATTAGAGCTCATAAAAAAATTTTATTAGGGAAAAATATTACTCATGAAAAAGGAGCTGGGGGAGATCCTGAATTAGGGAGATTAGCAGCAGAGGAGTCCATTGATGAAATAGAACAAGCAGTTTCTAATGCTGATATTGTTTTTATTTCAGCTGGACTTGGTGGTGGAACAGGTACTGGTGGTGCACCTTTAATTGCAGAAATAGCAAGGGATAAAGGAGCTGTAGTTATAGGAGTAGTAACTCTTCCATTTAATTTTGAAGGTAATCTTCGTAAAAGAATTGCATTTAAAGGTCTTGAAAAAATGCAAGAAGCATGTAATACAGTAATGGTTATTGATAATAATAAATTACGTGAATTATATCCTGGTTATAAATTACTAAATGCTTTCTATTTAGCAGATGAAGTTGTTAAAAATATGATAATAAGTATAACAGAATCTATATCAAAACCTAGTTTAGTAAATTTAGATTATGCCGATTTTAAAACAATTGTTGAAAAAGGTAGATTAGCTGCTATTGGGATAGGATGGGCCTCTTCAATAAATAGGGCTGAAGAGGCTACATTTAATGCATTAAATTGTCCATTGTTAGATATAAGCTATGAGGGAGTTAGTGGAGCAATTATACATGTTACAGGTGGAGAAGACATGAGTCTTGCAGAAGCTGCTAAACCTGGTGAAATAATTTCTCAATTAATGAATGAAGAAGCTCTTGTAATATGGGGAGCAAGAATAGATAATTACTATGCTTCAACAATACAAGTTTCACTAGTTTTAACAGGAGTAACACCTTCTAAAAATATTTTAGAAGTACCTCAAAAGGAAAATAAAGAAGAAAAGTTAAAACACTTAGAGGAAATTGATACTTCTAGAAAAATAGATGAAGAAATTAATATGTTAATACAAGAACTTGGAGTTAAAATGCTATAG